A stretch of Carnobacterium iners DNA encodes these proteins:
- the pglX gene encoding BREX-1 system adenine-specific DNA-methyltransferase PglX, translated as MDKTNLKTFAREARKKLIISVKQRAAYFKITSSGIDELQVLEGIKLVNGQPVNKKTSDYYTDLVNKIKLLERETNYKQAYEEVMEEVAYTWFNRLITFRFMEVHDYLPIRMLLLSSLVNGKEEPDALTDIGLLIDELNLEEKLIWSLQDDHNQNELFKYLLIQQSHQLGNLIPTAFEPIGGSEELLLPDNLLSTGSVVQDLVRAVEISNWQEVEVIGWLYQYYQSEIKEQVGGLKNYTVSKYNLATVTQLFTPKWIVRYMLQNSLGKLYNERYPSNELTDRFDYFLKYNKEEPLLPTTFQNLEDIRLVDPACGSGNILIEAFDLLYDMYLEQGYSPKEVPQYIIGKNLYGFEIDKRSTQISHISLFLKAVEKNPRIIRHQQKFDFHIYEYIDAVVEVSEEMLEIVFEEEEIERYRTAESKQENGKQFGTLITFPESYDDLLIKLNNFLEEKTEDLYIQAVKSELRKKVLPILNISHFLTIKYDVVCTNPPYHNKFNPILKKFMQQNYPSTKSDMYSAFIEKTFSMTKKNGYAALMTPYTWMFISSHEKLRKYIIENGAISSLVQLEYSAFEDATVPLCTLVLQNQHEHTVGAYVRLTEFKGGMNIQDKKIKEASTNKNCFYLFEVNQMNYKKIPGNPISYWIPIEKVSRIYNNNETLEKFVEIKKGLATGKVSLFIKYWHEISLNNFSIMIKNAKWYPCHKGGDYNKWYGNFEKIINWENNGEEIKNYRDNNGKLLSRPQNLDYMQKRGIVFSKITSGGVSCRIMTGEEFFDDAVQGMFLKDEKLYNYILALLNSKLSGYFLSFLNPTLNKQIYDLKRIPVIISENLEINKYTVKAVLLSKKDWDSFETSWDFEQHPFITYQEDFRIINDIFQKWSNVAKQRFDQLKENEEELNRLFIDIYGLQDELTPKIEDEDVTVRKTDLSRDVKSFLSYLVGVIFGRYSLDKPGLIYGGGDFELEQYQTYKPDKDNVIPITDEHYFEDDIVSRIIELVTIIFGEQTVEENLQFIAEALGMKTNENSREALRRYFMKDFFKDHKKIYQKRPIYWQMTSGKEDAFKGLIYLHRYETNTLARVRTDYVLPLTNTISELMRQAQLVSDGSDSSKEVAKAQKTKEKFQKQLQELRDYDLILKNLADQEIELDLDDGVKVNYEKFQNIPVTGTENHRVTQMNLLEKI; from the coding sequence ATGGATAAAACAAATTTGAAGACATTTGCTAGAGAAGCTCGAAAAAAATTAATTATTAGTGTCAAACAAAGAGCAGCTTATTTTAAGATTACTTCTTCTGGTATTGATGAACTACAAGTACTAGAAGGCATAAAATTAGTCAATGGACAACCAGTTAATAAAAAAACAAGCGACTATTATACTGATTTAGTAAATAAAATAAAACTATTAGAACGAGAAACAAATTACAAACAGGCATATGAGGAAGTAATGGAAGAGGTAGCCTATACATGGTTTAATCGATTAATTACTTTTCGATTTATGGAAGTTCATGATTATCTACCCATCAGAATGTTGTTACTCTCATCTTTAGTAAATGGAAAAGAAGAGCCAGATGCATTAACGGATATAGGGCTGCTTATAGATGAGTTAAATCTAGAAGAAAAGTTAATATGGAGTTTACAGGATGACCATAACCAAAATGAACTTTTTAAATATTTATTGATTCAACAAAGTCACCAACTAGGGAATCTTATCCCAACAGCTTTTGAACCAATCGGTGGTTCAGAAGAACTTTTACTTCCAGATAATTTATTGAGTACTGGTAGTGTAGTTCAGGATTTAGTTCGTGCTGTTGAGATATCGAACTGGCAAGAAGTGGAAGTGATAGGCTGGCTGTATCAATATTATCAATCAGAAATAAAAGAACAAGTGGGGGGACTTAAAAATTATACCGTTTCAAAATATAACCTTGCTACCGTAACGCAACTCTTTACGCCTAAATGGATTGTTCGATATATGTTACAAAATTCATTGGGGAAATTATACAATGAACGGTATCCAAGTAATGAACTAACAGATAGATTTGATTATTTTTTAAAATATAATAAAGAAGAACCTTTATTACCAACTACTTTTCAAAATTTAGAAGACATAAGATTAGTAGATCCTGCTTGTGGCAGTGGGAATATTCTTATAGAAGCATTTGATTTATTATACGATATGTACCTAGAGCAAGGCTATTCTCCAAAAGAAGTTCCACAATATATCATTGGGAAAAATCTTTATGGGTTTGAAATTGATAAACGCTCTACTCAAATCAGTCACATATCTCTATTTCTGAAAGCTGTTGAAAAAAATCCTAGAATCATTCGACATCAACAAAAATTTGACTTCCATATTTATGAATATATTGATGCGGTGGTAGAAGTATCCGAAGAGATGCTGGAAATAGTTTTTGAAGAAGAAGAGATAGAGCGCTATCGTACAGCTGAAAGTAAGCAAGAAAATGGCAAACAATTTGGAACGTTAATCACCTTCCCAGAATCGTATGATGATTTACTTATTAAGTTAAACAACTTTTTAGAGGAAAAAACGGAAGATTTATATATTCAGGCGGTAAAATCAGAATTAAGAAAAAAAGTACTACCCATATTAAATATTTCACATTTTTTAACGATAAAATATGATGTGGTTTGTACAAATCCACCTTATCATAATAAGTTTAATCCAATATTGAAGAAATTTATGCAACAAAATTATCCGAGTACAAAATCAGATATGTACTCAGCCTTTATTGAAAAAACGTTTAGTATGACTAAAAAAAATGGATATGCAGCTTTAATGACACCATACACATGGATGTTTATATCAAGTCATGAAAAATTAAGGAAGTATATTATAGAAAACGGCGCAATCAGTAGTTTAGTTCAATTAGAATACTCAGCCTTTGAAGATGCTACAGTTCCACTATGTACACTTGTATTGCAAAATCAGCATGAACACACTGTGGGAGCATATGTTAGACTTACTGAATTTAAAGGTGGAATGAATATTCAGGATAAAAAAATAAAAGAAGCATCTACTAATAAGAATTGCTTCTATTTATTTGAAGTTAATCAAATGAATTACAAAAAAATACCAGGAAATCCAATTTCATATTGGATACCTATTGAAAAAGTATCCAGGATTTATAACAATAATGAGACTCTAGAAAAATTTGTTGAGATAAAAAAAGGTCTAGCAACTGGAAAGGTTTCTTTATTTATTAAGTATTGGCATGAGATTTCTTTAAATAACTTCTCAATAATGATTAAGAATGCTAAATGGTATCCTTGTCATAAAGGAGGAGACTATAATAAGTGGTATGGAAATTTTGAGAAGATAATAAATTGGGAAAATAATGGAGAAGAAATAAAAAATTATAGAGATAATAATGGTAAACTATTATCTAGACCCCAAAATTTAGATTATATGCAAAAAAGAGGAATAGTTTTTTCTAAAATAACTTCAGGAGGAGTTAGTTGTCGAATTATGACAGGAGAAGAATTCTTTGATGATGCAGTGCAAGGTATGTTTTTAAAAGATGAAAAATTATATAATTATATACTGGCACTTTTAAATTCAAAACTTAGCGGATATTTTTTGAGTTTTTTAAATCCAACATTAAACAAACAAATTTATGATTTAAAAAGAATACCTGTTATTATTTCTGAGAATTTAGAGATTAATAAATATACTGTAAAAGCAGTCTTACTATCCAAAAAGGATTGGGATTCGTTTGAAACGTCTTGGGATTTTGAACAGCACCCCTTCATTACCTATCAAGAAGACTTTAGAATTATTAATGATATATTTCAGAAATGGTCTAATGTAGCTAAACAAAGATTTGATCAATTAAAAGAAAATGAAGAAGAATTAAATCGACTATTTATTGACATATATGGACTACAAGATGAACTAACGCCCAAAATAGAAGATGAGGATGTTACAGTAAGAAAAACAGACTTAAGTCGTGATGTTAAAAGCTTTTTATCTTATCTAGTAGGAGTCATTTTCGGTCGTTATTCCTTGGACAAGCCAGGCTTAATATATGGTGGTGGTGACTTTGAATTAGAGCAGTATCAGACATATAAACCAGATAAAGATAATGTTATTCCGATAACAGATGAACATTATTTTGAAGACGATATTGTGTCTCGGATAATAGAATTAGTAACGATTATTTTTGGAGAACAAACGGTTGAAGAAAATCTACAGTTTATCGCAGAAGCTCTAGGAATGAAAACGAATGAAAATTCAAGAGAGGCTCTTCGCCGGTATTTTATGAAAGATTTCTTTAAGGATCATAAAAAGATATATCAAAAAAGACCTATTTATTGGCAGATGACAAGTGGAAAAGAAGACGCATTTAAAGGGTTAATTTACTTGCATCGCTATGAAACAAATACTTTAGCTCGTGTTCGTACAGATTACGTATTGCCATTAACGAATACTATTTCTGAATTAATGCGCCAAGCACAGCTTGTTAGTGATGGCAGTGATTCTTCAAAGGAAGTTGCTAAAGCTCAAAAGACTAAAGAAAAATTTCAAAAGCAATTACAAGAATTAAGGGATTATGACTTAATATTGAAGAATTTAGCGGATCAAGAAATTGAGTTAGATTTAGACGACGGTGTAAAAGTTAATTACGAGAAGTTTCAAAATATCCCTGTAACAGGAACAGAGAATCATAGGGTGACTCAAATGAATTTGTTAGAAAAAATATAA
- a CDS encoding type II toxin-antitoxin system PemK/MazF family toxin codes for MSYKPKQRDIVIIDFAPSKGYEIDKRRLALVVSSDNYNRATNLVIVCPITTTEKEKVFLIPIESDKLRANGMATSKVNTNQVFSLDYTEKATRNIQFLDKIEEETFYQIAQMFMHNFSFKI; via the coding sequence ATGAGCTATAAACCTAAACAAAGAGATATAGTCATTATTGATTTTGCACCGTCAAAAGGCTATGAAATCGATAAAAGACGTCTTGCGTTAGTGGTAAGCAGTGATAACTATAACCGTGCAACGAATCTTGTGATTGTTTGTCCAATTACAACGACAGAAAAAGAAAAAGTTTTTCTTATTCCAATTGAATCAGACAAATTACGAGCTAACGGAATGGCTACCAGCAAGGTAAATACAAACCAAGTTTTTTCATTAGATTATACAGAAAAAGCGACTAGGAATATTCAATTTTTAGATAAAATAGAAGAAGAAACGTTTTATCAAATTGCTCAAATGTTTATGCATAATTTTTCGTTTAAAATTTAA
- the pglZ gene encoding BREX-1 system phosphatase PglZ type A, whose product MFEAEVKLKERFKQPLRDEQIRKIIFWYDETQSYLSEVDEYSLEDVHTIKVNENNLIYTKYLIEKEFPNDSFLLYFGQARPLEKQNNPLLDIYFYSEEFKLDAIAAIMDELGLEDNESDYFFQSHASFFQNKKRQKDFRDLLIGDSDKSIEKLTLGIMCVLVKAKEFSFSVVCEKLFAELAQDSSLSWEQIEKFGKLSEFWEFAESKFHYHKEKPSLKDFLISIFVSKLSIDYNEKIPANWDNYLITPENNSVVFLNRWMNQVNGKIEYKKVAILVADELKFQKFLKKKSSEFLSQSDTFSGIEDYLVESTIDALLIPVVRHNQIEQLILNRRNSFWYSNYSKQYKALLAASRLLFKINEIEQNGMESGTEKLWHAYQENYYQIDTYYRHFNVSFAQLENPSDNFYQLQEKVENFYTNGFLQIFAEKWTANLNQMETFEIEGIAKQTNFYQDDIKGYVDKDTRVFVIISDALRYEIGVELAEELENSHYYQVNVKNMQGVLPSYTGLGMASLLPHQELEIGRNQIIVDGMSSQGLDNRNKIMGKNIGINKGRAFRAKDILNATKTELREQFSGGLVYYIYHNTIDATGDHAASEDKVFQAVETAKSELIRLSDKLVNNLSATHLYITADHGFMYTKNPLANVDKVSMPVNQSIESNRRFYIDSIKEASSSFHTFKLELANQGENFVHIPKGLMRIAVQGAGSNYVHGGSMPQECLIPLLEIKATSGRDTRKRVGIQLVSEQNRITNVVTYLTFLQLQRVTKENKSQTVGAYFEDKDKNKLSNEIILLADSISESPEDRITTGKFTFIQRLYSLKESYFFVLEDHQSDEELDRRHFTIDL is encoded by the coding sequence GTGTTTGAAGCTGAAGTAAAATTAAAAGAACGTTTTAAACAACCCTTACGAGATGAGCAAATAAGAAAAATTATCTTTTGGTACGATGAAACACAAAGTTACTTATCCGAAGTGGATGAGTATAGCTTAGAAGACGTTCATACCATTAAAGTTAATGAGAATAACTTAATTTATACAAAATATCTGATTGAAAAAGAATTTCCAAATGATTCTTTTTTGTTGTATTTTGGTCAAGCAAGGCCCCTTGAAAAACAGAATAATCCTTTATTGGATATCTATTTTTATTCAGAAGAATTTAAACTGGATGCGATAGCAGCTATCATGGATGAATTAGGATTAGAAGATAATGAAAGTGATTATTTTTTCCAATCTCATGCATCTTTTTTTCAAAATAAGAAGCGACAAAAAGATTTTCGTGATTTATTAATAGGAGATAGCGACAAATCTATCGAAAAATTAACGCTAGGAATCATGTGTGTGTTGGTTAAAGCAAAAGAGTTCAGTTTTTCAGTTGTTTGTGAGAAATTATTTGCAGAATTAGCTCAAGATTCTAGCCTATCTTGGGAACAAATAGAGAAGTTTGGTAAACTAAGTGAGTTTTGGGAGTTTGCAGAGAGCAAATTTCATTACCATAAAGAGAAGCCTAGCTTAAAAGATTTTCTTATTAGTATTTTTGTATCTAAGTTATCAATAGACTATAATGAAAAAATTCCTGCTAATTGGGACAATTATCTAATAACACCTGAAAATAACAGCGTTGTTTTTTTAAACCGTTGGATGAATCAAGTTAACGGGAAGATAGAATACAAGAAAGTAGCTATACTTGTTGCAGACGAATTAAAATTCCAAAAGTTCTTAAAAAAGAAATCAAGTGAATTCTTGTCTCAATCGGATACTTTTTCTGGAATAGAAGACTATTTAGTTGAATCAACCATTGATGCACTTCTTATACCTGTTGTTAGGCACAACCAGATAGAGCAACTCATCTTAAATCGACGAAATAGTTTTTGGTATTCGAACTATAGCAAGCAATATAAAGCCTTATTAGCTGCAAGTCGGCTGCTATTTAAAATTAATGAAATCGAACAGAACGGTATGGAATCAGGAACAGAAAAATTATGGCATGCTTATCAAGAAAATTACTATCAAATTGATACGTATTACCGTCATTTTAATGTTTCATTTGCTCAATTAGAAAATCCTTCAGATAATTTTTACCAGTTACAAGAAAAAGTTGAGAATTTCTATACAAATGGCTTTCTACAGATTTTTGCAGAAAAATGGACAGCAAACCTTAATCAAATGGAGACCTTTGAAATCGAGGGAATAGCCAAACAAACGAACTTTTATCAAGATGATATAAAAGGATACGTAGATAAAGATACTCGTGTATTCGTCATTATTTCTGACGCATTACGCTATGAAATAGGTGTGGAGTTAGCTGAAGAACTAGAAAATAGTCACTACTATCAAGTAAATGTAAAAAATATGCAAGGTGTTTTACCTAGCTATACAGGGTTGGGAATGGCTAGTTTGTTGCCTCATCAAGAGCTTGAAATAGGAAGAAATCAGATAATAGTAGACGGAATGAGCAGTCAAGGTCTAGATAATCGGAATAAAATTATGGGGAAAAATATAGGAATAAATAAAGGCAGAGCTTTCAGGGCTAAAGATATCCTAAATGCTACTAAAACAGAGTTAAGAGAACAATTCAGTGGTGGATTAGTTTACTATATTTATCATAACACTATTGATGCCACTGGTGACCATGCTGCTAGTGAGGATAAAGTATTCCAAGCTGTGGAAACCGCAAAATCAGAATTGATACGACTATCAGATAAACTAGTAAATAATCTTAGTGCAACACATCTCTATATTACAGCGGATCATGGATTTATGTATACTAAAAATCCGTTAGCTAATGTGGATAAAGTATCTATGCCCGTCAATCAATCTATTGAAAGCAATCGTCGATTTTATATTGATTCAATAAAAGAAGCGTCAAGTTCTTTTCATACATTTAAACTAGAACTAGCTAATCAGGGGGAAAACTTTGTCCATATTCCAAAAGGCCTAATGAGAATCGCGGTCCAAGGAGCGGGTTCAAATTATGTTCATGGAGGATCTATGCCCCAAGAGTGTTTGATTCCTCTATTAGAGATTAAAGCAACAAGTGGGCGTGATACTCGTAAACGAGTAGGTATTCAACTGGTTAGTGAGCAAAATCGAATTACGAATGTAGTGACTTATTTGACTTTCTTACAATTACAACGGGTAACCAAAGAAAATAAGAGCCAAACTGTGGGAGCTTATTTTGAAGACAAAGATAAAAATAAACTATCAAATGAAATCATTCTATTAGCGGATTCAATTAGTGAATCTCCAGAAGACCGAATTACAACTGGAAAATTTACTTTTATTCAACGTCTATATAGTTTGAAAGAAAGTTATTTTTTCGTACTAGAAGACCATCAGAGTGATGAAGAATTAGATAGACGCCATTTTACAATTGATTTATAA
- the cas9 gene encoding type II CRISPR RNA-guided endonuclease Cas9 (Cas9, originally named Csn1, is the large, multifunctional signature protein of type II CRISPR/Cas systems. It is well known even to general audiences because its RNA-guided endonuclease activity has made it a popular tool for custom editing of eukaryotic genomes.) encodes MGYRIGLDIGITSIGYSILKTDENGNPKKIEFLNSVIFPIAENPKDGSSLAAPRREKRGLRRRNRRKNFRKYRTKRLFIESELLTEKDSQTIFEKNADKSIYQLRYEALNERLTNEELFRIFYFFSGHRGFKSNRKAELKESENGPVLTAINETKEALSTSGYRTLGEYYYKDDKFNAHKRNKDYNYLTTPERSLLVEEIKEIISKQREYGNKKLTDKFEEAFIGNQLEKGIFNQQRDFDEGPGGNSPYAGDQIEKMVGWCTFEKEEKRAAKASYTFQYFDLLSIVNNLRVQEYAGELYRPLTSEERQLIIDKAFEKEKITYKDVKKLLTLDEYAKFNLLNYGSKVEPEVTEKKTTFVSLKSYNKLKKAVGKEQLSELSPAVIDEVGYILTAFSSDTSRIREFKNRLDFSNELVEKLLPITFSKFGNLSIKAMKKVIPYLELGDTYDKACSGAGYDFRQNHVDEKYIKENVMNPVVKRATSKTIKVVKQIIRKYGPPDAINIELARELGKSNEERNKIKKRQDENRSYNERVASQISELGFAVNGESIIRLKLWFEQKNLDPYTGLSIPLDDVFSYKYDVDHIIPYSKSFDDQFTNKVLTSTACNREKGNRIPMEYLGNNPIRVKSLEAVANQIKNIKKREKLLKQTFSKEDTDGFKERNLKDTQYISKLLKSYFEQNIIFSESLEQKQKVFVGNGVVTARLRARWGLNKVRDDGDKHHAMDATVVACMTPTLIRMLTLYSRRQEVRANLDLWQTYDEKEDPDFLKLSKIKREQYESLFSKRFPEPWPGFRDELLIRMSEDPKSLIKNYPTVKANYSEQEIMDLKPMFVVRLANHKITGPAHQETIRSAKLLDKGKTVSRMSVDKLKLDKNGEIKTAKWEFYKPSDNGWKIVYEAIRRELEKNNGEGTKAFPKKEFTYEYNGHSHTVRKVQVVQKTTLSVQLNDGEQVADNGSMVRIDVFKTPKKHVFVPIYVSDTIKNELPKKCSAQGKKYLDWPEVDEAEFQFSLYPRDMLHIKHKTGFTAFYNGENKGPVKITDFYGYFTSADIANAQINIVSHDNSFLGKSIGIAGLEKFEKYRVDYFGNYHKVNEKVRQTFQRKKG; translated from the coding sequence ATGGGTTATAGAATTGGTTTAGATATCGGAATTACTTCTATTGGTTATTCTATTTTAAAAACAGATGAGAATGGAAACCCGAAAAAGATTGAGTTTTTAAACTCAGTCATTTTTCCAATAGCTGAAAATCCAAAAGATGGTAGTTCATTAGCAGCTCCAAGAAGAGAAAAGAGAGGATTACGCAGAAGGAACAGACGAAAGAATTTCAGAAAATATCGTACGAAGAGACTATTTATAGAGAGTGAATTATTAACTGAAAAAGATAGTCAAACTATCTTTGAAAAGAATGCCGATAAAAGTATTTATCAGTTGCGATACGAAGCGCTAAATGAACGATTAACAAATGAAGAACTATTTCGTATTTTTTATTTCTTTTCAGGACACCGTGGATTTAAATCTAATCGAAAAGCAGAACTGAAAGAGAGTGAGAATGGTCCAGTACTGACAGCTATTAATGAGACGAAAGAAGCTTTATCTACTAGTGGTTATCGTACGTTGGGAGAATATTATTATAAAGATGATAAATTTAATGCACACAAGAGAAATAAAGATTATAACTATTTAACGACACCCGAGCGTAGTTTACTAGTTGAAGAAATTAAAGAGATTATCTCTAAACAACGAGAATACGGCAATAAAAAGCTAACAGACAAATTCGAAGAAGCTTTTATTGGAAATCAACTTGAAAAAGGAATTTTTAATCAGCAACGTGATTTTGATGAAGGTCCTGGTGGCAATAGTCCTTATGCTGGTGATCAAATTGAGAAAATGGTCGGTTGGTGTACTTTTGAAAAAGAAGAAAAAAGAGCAGCAAAAGCTAGTTATACCTTTCAGTATTTCGACTTATTATCAATAGTAAATAATCTTCGGGTACAAGAATATGCTGGTGAATTATATAGACCTCTGACTAGTGAAGAAAGACAGCTAATTATTGATAAAGCTTTTGAGAAAGAAAAGATTACTTACAAAGATGTAAAAAAACTATTAACCTTAGATGAATACGCAAAATTTAATTTACTTAATTATGGAAGTAAAGTCGAACCTGAGGTAACAGAAAAAAAGACAACGTTCGTTTCTTTAAAGTCGTATAATAAATTAAAAAAAGCAGTTGGTAAAGAACAACTTAGTGAGTTGTCACCAGCGGTCATAGATGAAGTAGGATATATTTTAACTGCTTTTTCAAGTGATACTAGTCGAATACGTGAATTTAAGAATCGATTAGATTTCTCAAATGAGTTAGTAGAAAAGTTATTGCCTATAACCTTTTCGAAATTTGGGAATCTTTCAATAAAAGCAATGAAAAAAGTTATTCCTTATTTAGAATTAGGAGATACGTATGATAAAGCCTGTAGTGGAGCAGGATATGACTTCAGACAAAACCATGTTGACGAAAAATATATTAAAGAAAATGTAATGAATCCAGTAGTTAAAAGAGCTACAAGTAAAACAATCAAAGTTGTAAAACAAATTATCAGGAAATATGGACCTCCGGATGCAATTAACATTGAATTAGCTCGTGAATTAGGTAAAAGTAATGAAGAAAGAAATAAAATAAAAAAACGTCAGGATGAGAATCGCTCTTACAATGAAAGAGTTGCCTCTCAAATTTCAGAACTGGGATTTGCTGTAAACGGTGAGAGTATTATCCGTTTAAAACTTTGGTTTGAACAAAAGAACTTAGATCCATACACGGGGCTATCTATTCCTTTGGATGATGTATTTTCATATAAGTATGATGTAGATCATATTATTCCTTATAGTAAGTCTTTTGACGATCAATTTACTAATAAGGTATTAACGAGTACTGCTTGCAACCGAGAAAAAGGAAATCGTATTCCAATGGAGTATTTAGGAAATAACCCAATCCGTGTAAAATCTTTGGAAGCAGTAGCTAACCAAATTAAGAATATAAAAAAACGTGAAAAATTATTAAAACAAACGTTTAGTAAAGAAGATACAGATGGATTTAAAGAACGAAATTTAAAAGATACCCAGTATATTTCGAAATTATTAAAGAGTTATTTTGAACAAAATATAATTTTTTCTGAAAGTTTAGAACAAAAACAAAAAGTATTCGTAGGTAATGGCGTTGTCACAGCAAGGTTGCGTGCAAGATGGGGACTAAATAAAGTGAGAGATGACGGAGATAAACACCATGCTATGGATGCAACAGTTGTAGCTTGCATGACACCTACATTAATCCGTATGTTAACGTTATATAGTAGGAGACAAGAGGTTAGAGCAAACCTTGATTTATGGCAAACATATGATGAAAAAGAGGATCCAGATTTTCTGAAATTATCAAAAATTAAAAGAGAACAGTATGAAAGTTTATTTTCTAAGAGATTTCCAGAACCCTGGCCAGGATTTAGAGATGAGCTTTTAATTAGAATGTCAGAAGATCCGAAATCGTTAATAAAGAATTATCCAACAGTTAAAGCTAACTATTCTGAACAAGAAATAATGGATTTAAAACCGATGTTTGTTGTTAGATTAGCAAATCATAAGATAACAGGTCCTGCCCATCAAGAAACAATTAGAAGCGCTAAGCTATTAGACAAAGGCAAGACAGTTAGCCGTATGTCAGTTGATAAGTTGAAATTAGACAAAAATGGTGAAATAAAGACAGCTAAATGGGAATTTTATAAGCCAAGTGATAATGGATGGAAAATAGTATACGAAGCAATACGACGTGAACTTGAAAAGAATAATGGAGAAGGAACAAAAGCTTTTCCGAAAAAAGAGTTTACGTACGAATACAATGGACACTCACATACCGTTAGAAAAGTACAAGTAGTTCAAAAAACTACTTTATCTGTTCAATTAAATGATGGAGAACAAGTAGCAGATAATGGATCAATGGTAAGAATTGATGTATTTAAAACGCCTAAAAAACATGTGTTTGTCCCCATTTATGTTAGCGATACAATTAAAAATGAGTTACCGAAGAAGTGTTCTGCTCAAGGGAAAAAATATTTAGATTGGCCGGAAGTCGATGAAGCTGAATTTCAATTTTCTTTATATCCGCGAGATATGCTTCATATCAAGCATAAAACAGGATTTACGGCTTTTTATAATGGAGAAAACAAAGGACCTGTAAAAATAACTGATTTTTATGGGTATTTTACCTCAGCTGATATCGCTAATGCACAAATAAATATTGTTTCTCATGATAACAGCTTTTTAGGTAAAAGTATTGGTATTGCAGGACTAGAAAAGTTTGAAAAATATAGAGTAGATTATTTCGGTAATTACCATAAGGTAAATGAAAAAGTTAGGCAAACATTCCAACGAAAGAAGGGATAA
- the cas1 gene encoding type II CRISPR-associated endonuclease Cas1: MAFRNIYIENPARLSIKDKQLVVSQSKDYTIPVSDIQSLVIDNLQTILTAPALSFLAENQVAVFICDQRHMPCAVLTPLGNYSRKLQALNYQLSTTKRFKDRIWQKIIKQKIANQATCLKINDKPKVPELEHLSKQVIEGDRAYCESAAARLYFINLYGEGFSRRVDNVQNAAMNYGYAIIRGVIARDICSYGYEPSLGVFHSNELNAFNLADDLIEPYRPYVDLWVSKNISEDERYFLPKHRRSLVSLLFTEVEIDDEYRSLTNAIRKTVSSFSSCCRVNSTKFLKLPKLITLKQHEYE, from the coding sequence ATGGCATTTCGAAATATTTATATAGAAAACCCTGCTAGGCTAAGTATAAAAGATAAACAATTAGTTGTCAGTCAAAGTAAGGACTATACAATACCAGTTTCAGATATTCAGAGTTTAGTCATTGATAATCTGCAAACAATTCTAACTGCTCCGGCTTTATCTTTTCTTGCTGAAAATCAAGTAGCTGTATTTATCTGTGATCAAAGACATATGCCTTGTGCTGTTCTTACACCGTTAGGGAATTACTCTAGAAAACTACAGGCCTTAAATTATCAGTTGAGTACTACGAAACGATTTAAAGATAGGATTTGGCAAAAAATTATAAAACAAAAGATTGCCAATCAAGCTACTTGTTTAAAAATAAATGATAAACCGAAAGTACCAGAACTTGAACATTTATCTAAACAAGTAATTGAGGGTGATCGTGCTTATTGTGAGTCTGCTGCAGCTAGGCTTTATTTTATTAATTTGTATGGTGAAGGGTTTAGCCGAAGAGTAGATAATGTGCAAAATGCGGCTATGAACTATGGATATGCAATAATTAGAGGTGTAATAGCAAGAGATATCTGTTCATATGGTTATGAACCTTCATTAGGAGTTTTTCATAGCAATGAGCTAAATGCATTTAATCTTGCAGATGATCTTATTGAACCTTATCGTCCTTATGTAGATTTATGGGTATCTAAAAATATTTCAGAAGATGAGCGTTATTTCTTACCTAAACATCGAAGATCGCTAGTGTCGTTACTTTTTACAGAAGTAGAAATAGACGACGAGTATCGTTCATTGACAAACGCTATTCGGAAAACAGTTTCTTCGTTCTCAAGCTGTTGCCGAGTGAATTCTACAAAGTTTTTGAAATTACCAAAACTAATAACATTGAAACAACATGAGTATGAGTAG